The nucleotide window AGATTCCAGTGTGCTTTATGGTTTTCACATGTGAAATGCATGATGAAATAAGGAACAGATAAACTACTGTGTGTAGAGTAGATAGATATTTGTTTTTCCCATATTAAATTGTGAATGTTATTTTACTGAGCTGCATTTAATGTTGCAGCTGAAGCTCTGGATAATAACTAATCTTCAGAGTTTTACAGGTTAACTGTCTACTAAGCTAACTAGAACTATTTAATTAATGTGTATTAATTAAATTTGTAGAGTGGCAGTCACTTCTAATAGCCTAATTTGTCCTGCTGAAAGATGCAAGTAGAATTCCAGCACTGACATTGTTACAAATTTTATCAGTAAATGGTCACTAAGGTATCTTTAGACACTTGATGCAGTCAGAAACTTTTGCTCAGTCATTTCCACACCTTTTGCAGTGAACTTCATACCCTCTCATTGAAAACTGTATAGAGGCACCCCCCCAATAGCTAAGTATGAACTATTTTTGTTGAAGTTCCTGCTCCTCCCCTGAAAGAACTGCCGAATTTTCCAGACTATTCTGTGTCTTGCTGtaacatcttaaaaataaaactgcagtaaaaACCATCTACACAGTCAATACTTAATGATTGAATTGGGGTATTGACATTAGGACAGCTGCATATATTTTGTCCTcagatgtttttcatttgttgtttaaTTGAACTACTCAAGTTACAAGATTAACTAAATTTTGCTTTACTGTAAATTTCTAATTTACCTGTCACGAGATAATCCAAACTAACTGTGAATAGATAAAACGGGCACTGGTCCTACAAGTACGCTTGATCTGTGGCTCACGGATGGGTCTAATTTTGCAGCTGAACTGAGATATAATTGACTTCGTTTTAGCTAATACCCCTTTTGTTGcatttgttggaaaaaaatccttcagtgaCTAAACAGCTGAGCAAAACACCTTTTCTGTTCACAAAGTTTGTTGTTTCCTGATTTGTTTGTCATTGTTACACTCCATTCAGCACAAACACTTGAGTAATGTATTGTCTCAGAGGCTGTTGcctttcagtatttttgttactgtattttttccacagaaattgGGCAAGTAAAATGAGAATTTTGGTAATGGaaaagttgaaagaaaattatCAGAGAATGGTAATACCCAATAAAACCTTCAAATGGCCTTGAAACAACAATTCCACATTTGAGCTTCTGTTACCGATTCTGTTGGTATAGATGTATGATCTGCACTGCTTATAAATGCTGTATAATGTGTTAAAATGGCAAACTGTTGATAGAAATAGGAAATAAATGAAGTcttaagttctacagaaaagtTTAAGAAATTGTTTTATATTAACTTAACAAGCCATAgaattgttttattgttttaggTGGATGAAAATACTAGgaaaagtttatttaaattacGCTCCACATGGgatgatatttttcctttgaagaaactGTATGCACTTGATGTCAGAGTCAACTCATTAGATCCTGCTTGGCCAATTAAACCTCTGCCCCCAAATGTGAATACTTCTAGCATCCATGTGAATCctaagtttttaaataaatcGGTAAGTTTTTATGCCTACTGTATGAACAGATGGTAATACGTGTAGTTTTCattgtttgtatgctgctttttGACAATTTAATATATTGAGAATGAAGTGTCTGACCTTTGTAGACAGGTAAGAGGAATTTCTGAATTCAGAATATTTCATGGGTTTGGATTTTATATTTCAAATCTGTATTCTAGGTTTTGGAACATTGATGACTTTATATTAAATGACGTACATCTGTCACAGCAGGCAaaagttttaaattgttttagttatattttgcattaaaaatgcaatttataaCTGCTGTACAAACTAAGTCCCAGTACTGGATCATGATAACAGTTAAAGGAGATGGAGTTAGTTGATTCCATCAGGATTTTAAGTgtaactttttttattctgtttttagcCAGAGGAATCTACTGCACCTACCTCTGCTGTCACTTCTGGTGCCTCTACTCCTCCAGCTGttcctgaaatacaaaagaaTTTGACACAGGAGCAACTGATAAGGCAGCAATTGCTTGCAAAGCAAAAGCAGTTGTTAGAACTTCAGCAAAAAAAATTAGAGCTGGAGCTGGAACAGACTAAAGCACAGTTGGTGAGTAGGATAGTTGATGAAACTTACAGTTGGGCCTTTCTCTCTCAGGACAATACTTAGCTATACTGGTAACTGCAGTACATGTGCTCATGTTAGGCAAGGGTAGCTATTCTAGGACTAGAGCAATGCAAGTTGATCTGGGGTTCCTGAACAGTATTTGTTAAAAACCTTAAGAATTACACTCAAAGTAGAGGTAGAAAAAACAAGttcttcatgttttgtttttaacaactgTCCAAAATGATGCCTGCCTACGATCCTCACCTTCCACCTCTTCTTGTGGCTTACAGGAAGACAGgctttttcaaatacatttgcTCTTATAGAAGAAGGAAGCCTGACTGTTGGAAATAAATTCAGTTCCCTTGTTAGGTCAGGTTGGTTTGATGCCACCATCTGAAGATGGCGGTTAAGCTGTATTGGTTCACATTCATAATTAAAAGTCTTGCTATGTTGACAGTTGATGATACCAAAATAAAGCATCTTTGAAGTGTAGAATTATGAAAATTGTATCAGATACTTGGCAGCTTAGTTGCTGTGAGCATGTGGAATATATAGAAAAAAACTAACGCTGTAATGAGAAAATGTGCCTAAGTTACATATTTTGCCATATTGACTTTGTAGTACTGATTTTGCATTATATTTGAATTTGATCTTTTGTAATGATACTGCATTATTTTAATACTTGTAATGACCAATTAATGGGTCATTTTCAGTTAAATGGTTGAATCTCATAACTTTCAAGACATTTCTACGTAGGGTTTTGGATTCGAAACAGAATACGAGCATCTCAGGGTAGTTGTGTCATGCAGATTAATGCtgaattttttcctatttcaggCTGTATCTCTTAGTGTTCAGCAAGGATCATCTACTATAGCTTCAGTTCCAGCACCTTCCAAGCAACACGTGTCTCCCACACCTCATATGACAGTTAAACCACCTCATCAGACTGCTGTGCAATCCGAAAAAAATAAACCATCCCCAAGTCCTCCGCTTCATGATATCAAAATAGTAAATAGGGATCCTCGGCTTAATCGGATGGCTCAGCATTCTTCTCATGCTAAAGATCAATCTCATCGGAAAGAATTTCCACCGAACACGACCAGTCAGTCTGATACCAAGGCAAACAAAACAACACAGgctgaaaaacaaaactcaaagcaagaaaaattgaAGGCAagtgaaaaaacacagaagaaagaactTGACCAGTCAGAAGCAAAATCTAAATCACCATCTCCTTTGAAAAATAAGCTACCCAATACTAAAGATACTAAAATCCAGGAATGTGAAAGCACAAAAGTATCTGAAATTAGTAAGCGGGATCCAAGGCTGAAAAGACATCTTCAAGATAAGTCAGAGGGCAAAGAGGAGGAggtgaaagaaaagaggagaaatacagagaaaaaagaaaaagaggaacatAAGACATGTGAACATAGACCAGTAGGCAGCAGAAATAAAGTAATTAATGGTGCTGTTCAGAAACAAGACACAAGTACAGAGGAGTCAGAAAAACAGGGTGGAAAACAAGGGAGATCAAGTAGTAGAAAACGATCACGATCACGGTCTCCTAAGGCACGGTCACCATCTACGCATTCTCCAAAAAGACGAGAGAGGAGATCACCCAAAAGAAGACTTAGAAGTTTATCTCCCACTTCATCAACTCCTAAAATTGGAAAGATACGTCAGATAGGCCCTAAGCAGTCTCATGTTGAAGAAGGCACACAAGCAGCAAGAGATGAAAGAAATTCTAATAAGAGAAATGTTAAACAAGAGGTGCGAGATCCGAGGAGAGTGAAAAAAGCCCAAGAAGACAGGCCCCAAGAAGCAGCAAGCCAGCATTCTACAAAAGCTTCTCCTGATCCAAAGGAGAATGCAGAAAACTGGCAAGGATCCAAATCAGGCAAGAGGTGGAAATCTggttgggaagaaaataaaaagtaagttACTATCTTTTAAACAACTTCTGTTTGAAGTCATTCTACTGCTGACTTCAGAATAGTCATCTTTGGGAGGCAGTGTTCAGATTGTTAAAACTGACTAACTTATTTCTACTAGTGAAATATGGAAATGGTGCATACTTAGATTCTAAGGTGATAGTGATGTTTTGCCCTGATCATTTCTAATTAGGAATGTAACAGTTATGTCCTGAATAAAGAAGTAAtctatattttaaatgtatgcttgCTTTCAGCTCCCAGCAGAATGAAGAACACCAAGCACTTGGTAAATCCCCTCACCAAAGACACCGGGAAAACTGGCCTGCTGGTAAAGGAATTTTATCACCCCGAGCACCAAAGCAGCAGCACCGGTTAAGTGTGGATGCCAATTTACAGATTCCCAAAGAATTGACATCTGCAAGCAAGAGAGAATTACTTAAGAAGGTAATACTAATAAATCTGTTTCCATAGAAGTGTCTTTGGTATAGTGTGCTTAGCTTTTCTTTTTGGAAGCCTAAACTTTAACTTTCTATTATAGGCCAATGAACGCTTAACATCTGGTGAAATAACACAAGATGAGTTCCTCATGGTAGCTCATCAGATCCGACAGCTGTTCCAGTATCAGGAAGGGAAGCACCGATGTAGTGTCTGGGATAGCCCTACAGAGGAAAAATGTGGTTTGAAGAAGAAACCTCTTCTATCAGATGCAGAATTAACGTATTATGAACATAAGGCTAAACTAAAAAGAACACAAGTCCAGCATTCGTTGTCAAGGCTTGATCTTTTGGATCCTGATGATATTTTGGATTATCATATATCTGATTCATTGCTTTCTGGAATAGAATGTGAGCAAGCAAAAGCCAAGCGTGGAGTACAGTTTGACAGGAAAGAACCATTTGGAGAAAGATCAAGGAGACACTCTCCTGTAAGTGGCACTAACAGACCTTTTGCTGATAACCTCTCACCGCTTGAGAATCGACGAAGACTTGAGGAACAGAATGCAACTAAAGGAGCAAGAGGTTCTAAGAACTTTGATCCTTACGACAGCTGGGGAGAATCAGATGAATTTAGAGATGCTCTCAGACAACAGGGGAAAAGCACAACAGAGTTCCAGAAAATAGATGGTGATGCAATCTGCAGATTTGATAATCGTGAAGAAAGACAGCTACTTGGGCAAGCTGGTAcgtgcttttgctttattttatacCTGTCAAGTAATTGGCAACATTCTAGTGAGTGGTTATCTGACCTGTTCTGGTTTTTTTAGGTGTTCGAGAGGAACCAAGATCACCATTCAGTGAACGTTTCAAAAGAGCTAGGTATGAAGATCCAGAGAAAGCACCGTTTCCAGAAAGCCCAGGATCACGATTTGGAGGCATTGAAGCAAAGCAGAGGATAAGTGCACTAATGGAAGACAGACCTCTATTTGATGGCTCACCTAGGCAGTCTGCTGCAAGGGTCGGAGTAGATGGACAGGGAAGCCCTTTTGTcgatggtgctgctgctggttcaAGTTCCAGAATTGATGGGCCACCTGGACAGGCTGCTATGAGATTTGAGGGGCCTTTGGTGGGGGCAGGTGCAGCTCAGTTTGATGGACcactggcaggagcagggggagctggAGCTCTAAGATTTGATGGGCCACCAGGGCAGCTGGCAGGGGCCCTGAGGTTTGAAGGACCCCCAGGACAGGTTGGTGGAGGAGGTCCGTTGAGGTTCGAGGGACCTCTTGGGCAGATAGGTGGGCCTTTGCGGTTTGAGGGGCCTGCAGGGCAGCCTGTAGGTGGTCCTAGATTTGAAGGACCTGGAGTTGGTCTCAGGTTTGAGGGTCCCCGTGGCCAGCCTTCAGGTGGTCTCAGGTTTGAGGGACCTCATGGTCAACCTATGGGGCCTCGAGGTCAGCCAGGGGGTGGTCTCAGGTTTGAGGGACCCCATGGTCAGCCCTTGGGGCCTCATGGTCAACCAGGGGGTGGCCTCAGGTTTGAGGGGCCACATTTACAGCCATTGGGGCCCCATGGCCAACCCGGAGGTGGCCTCAGATTTGAGGGGCCACATGGTCAGCCTATGGGGCCACATGGACCATCAGGTGGTGGGCTCAGATTTGAGGGGCCACATGGACCATCAGGTGGTGGGCTGAGATTGGAAGGACCACATGGTCAGCCAGGTGTAGGTCCTAGGTTGATTGATGGACCAGTACACCAGGGAGCTGGTGGACTTAGATTTGATGGTCCTCTGGGTCGGGCTGGTCCAAGATTCGATGGTTGTCATGGAGCTGGATTTGATGGTCAGCCTGGACAGTTGTCTCTCTTGCAAAGATTTGATGGAATTCATGGACAGCCTGGTCCAAGATTTGAAAGGGCGCCTGGCCAACAGGCACAACCACGATTTGATACAGCCATACCTCAAAGATTTGATGGACCTCACCAGCCAGCCTCTAGATTTGACTTGCCCCTTGGCCTTCAAGGTGCCCGTTTTGAAAATGTAGCTAACCATCCTGCCTCAAGACTAGAAATGTCACCATACGGACAAGGTGGTCCGTTTGTCGAACATCCCGGCCAGGGCTACAATGGACCATCTCATGGGTTGCAGTTCCAGAGACCTGATATATTTGATGGTTCGCCTGGACCAAATTTCAATGGGCCAGCTGGCCCAGGAGCACAGAATTTCCCATTGAGAGCAGCTGGACATTACTTTGATGAAAAACCTCTTCAGGGCCCTCAATATGGGAACTTCAATAATATGCCACTGGGAAGCAATCAGGTAAGAATTGATTGCGTTAAATGGCGTGCTTGCAGAAGTAGAATGTAGAAAATAAGCagtttttcttataaaaatgGAAGAGCTGGCAGACTGGGAGCCAGTTTCCAACTAAAAAAGTCATCCTTCAGTAATTTCTGGATAATTCAAGAACATGCATTGCTATTTTTTAAGAACCTGTTTCTAGGAATTAAAATAGTGGGTCCTTGCAATTGCTTTATAGCTGAGAATATGACagtgaaattagtatttttaagtTGAAAACAAAACTAGGTAAGTGGAAGCCTGTGGTGTTTCCATTAAACTTGAACAAAAGTGAATTATATATAAAGCGTGACAGCTAATGTAAGTGAATAtacatgattaattttttttagaggttgtcgtggtttgaacctggccggcagccaaacaccacgcagcagcttgctcaccctcccccattCTGGGGAATGGGGGAGCGAATTAGAGGGGTGAAGGTAAGGACAtcgtaggttgagataagaacaatttaataactgaagtaaaatacaataataatgataataataatagaaaatacgAGTAATGCACAgcgtgattgctcaccacccactgaccgatgcccagcccgttcctggtTAGCGATCCCAGAGAAGCGAGAATTCTGAAACTGCAACCCTGGAAGAGAGGGTCAACCCTCATCTGTATACTGAGcattgctctggctctgcttcccgccccgccccagcttcttgtgcacttgcaaaagtccttgatttcttagcaacaactaaaaacatcagtatattatcaacattcttctcgtACCAAAaccccatactgaatccaaaacacaacactattctagctactaagaaaaaactggctctattccagccaaaatcaggacagaGGTGTAGAATTAGAATGGACCAAAATAATTCTGCTGTCCTTTTGCAGCTGTTAGTAGTGGTGACAAGCCAGTTTGAAGGAGATGGCCCTAACTTGGGGGAATTGAGAAAGATGAAGATATTGTTGAACTACAGTCTTAAAATTGTCCTGGCACCAGCGTGCGTTATGAGTTCAGTTATTTCTGCTGTTGCCTGTTGGAAATGCTCTCTTCAAAAGGGGAAAATGCTACTTTACATCAGTGAAAACGATGTAATTTCTTTCAGCAGAGATTTTAGAGAGCATTTTTAATTTGCAGGATAATAATTGAACATAAAGAGTTAACTGGTGGTACGAAAGCAGGTAATGTGTCCTGCTAACCTCTAATGGgataaaattttaaacaatttgtAAATCCAGAAAACAGccaattaggaaaaaaactcCTATTTTTATTACAAGTGTGTTATAAAAACTTTTTCTATCTGAAGCTTACTGTAGCTGGTTTGCTGAAAAATTTGTGCtttcaggattttgttttgtaTAATGGATGCTAAAATAGAGATGGCATTTGTTAATAGACATTTACCAGtttctcagatttctttctgATGAGCTTTGCTTTGGTGAACAGGAGCAATTTAAAAGGAAGAACTGTGGAAAATGTGATTGAAGGCTCGATAGGTAGAAGAAAAggtgttatttttttgtaatgttaGGCAAATGAGTATGTGTTCAGAAATTTTTCtagtggaaaatgaaaatgagggAAAGGTTATGTAGTCATTTGTGGACCTTTCAATACTAAATGGACATGGTTCACTCCTGGAAGGAGTTTAATATATATGAAATTATTGAGAAACATCTAGAGGTTaatgataaaatttaaaaaagtaagtttATAATTGCATtattatacaaaaaaaccccaatacctGAATGCTTGCTTTCACAGGTTTCTCTCATGTCTGCTCAACCAGGGCCTTATGGCCAAGGTCAACAGTATTTGCCAAATCCTGGAAGTTTTGTTCAGAACCCTGCAGGTGTGTAACAAAATAAttaacttccttttctttcttttggattGTTCTGTTAGTGGCCACAAAACTTACCCTTTTGTAATGAGTGTCCTGGTGTACTAGGTCTGTGTGGACTAAGGGAAGCCGCCTCAGAGAGGTGGCCATAGGTGTGGTCTCTGTAGTACCATCATCTCTTCAGGGGTTTCCCTCAAACAGTGAAGGCTTTCATTAGTTTTCTTTAACCATGTGGTTTTGGTATGTAgttgtgctaaaaaaaaaaaaattttggtcTGCTTTTCTGGAAGGCACCAGTTTGTAGGTCTGGCTTGCATTTGCGAGGGTGTGCAAACATTCCCAGTATATGAGTGGTTAGTAACAAAAAGCTTCTAAAAAGTCATAAATGGTTAAAGTAGGTGAAGTAGTAGATTGGCCCTGGTGAAATATGTAAgcataaaataaggaaaatactgCATTTCGGTAAATACTACCCAGTAAAAATCTGCATATGGGCAACCAGCTTGGATAGCACTTCAGAATACATTATGAAGGAAGCTGTTGCAAGGGAAGAAATTAGCCAAGGACATAAAGCAAAGACATTTgataaaaaatttgaaataaaccCCAGAAGAAGTAGGAGGCAGAAGGAAAAGTGTGTTGAGAAATATGCTGATAAAAGTGAAGTAAATTTCTAATGCTAACCTTTTGTCTCCTTGAATGTCAATGTTTTTCCCCAGGAGCCCTTCCACATTCATATCCTGATAACCATCTTGGACAGCTTGATGTCAATGAATTGTTTGCTAAACTGCTGTCAACAGGGATCCTCAAACTGTCTAAAACTGATTCCACTTCAGCACGTATGTATATCCTTTATGTTCTAACTACTCAGTTTATCCACAGCTGAGCGTAAAGCTAAGTATAAGAACTTTTGTGAACTCctgcatgtttttttttaaactgagcttTGTTTTTGGGAAGGAATTTAGTGCATGTGATGGAGTAAATTCTTGGTATCTTGTTTAATTTGTACACTTTGGCTATCCAGAGCAGTCAGTTTTGTCTTTGATGCTGTGCCTGGGTAACTTGTTCTTGATTATAATCAGGTTCTTAccactttctgaaatatttctgtgtctcTGAATCAGAGACTGAATTCTAATACCGAAGACTGAGGTGAAATACTGTTCTCCTAAATTGAAATTCTGAATAACTTCCAGTATCTTGTAcgcttttaaaaatgttgttagAAGATCGACTTAGCTATTGCACGCTTGTATTTTAGCATAGTCATAccatatttattaatatttgaataaaaataacttgCAGGAACATGTCATTTCTTTCCGATGATGTACTGAAATTTTCATTAAATGGTTTCTTTATGCTTTCTAGAAGTGAATGAAACATCAGCCCAGCCAGCTGCTGAAGAGGAGGATGATGACCAGAATGAAGATCAAAATGTTCCAGACCTCACTAACTTCACAGTTGAAGAACTTAGACAGTGCGTATAGTAGAATGGGTTTATAGTGCAGTAAGAATAGTGACATGGTAGTATCTAGGTAGTTAATCCAAGACAGTTGAGAGCTTTTAAAAGTCACTTTGTGATTAAGAGGACCTGCAGTTTTTGATACTAGCCTTGGAGaatttgagggaggaaaaagagggaaaattaaCATGGGAAAACTATCTTTACACAAGTTGCATGTTGTTACTTAATCAGTAAGGTTGCGATACATATTAAAGTCAGTGTTTCTTCCTTTGATACTACTAATTTTACCACTTTTATGGTAGTTTGCAAAGCTGAACCAAATGCAGGCATTACCATTTTATGCACTGTTAGGTGATGAAGCTAGTAGGCATGAAACAACACTAGCATGCTTCTCATGAGTAGTTAATATGAGCCCATTGTTTGTTATCCGAGTGCTTCAATTGATTGTGTTACCAAAATCAGGAAGAATTTAGCTGTATTGTGTTATTTAACCTTGCAGTAGATTTGTGCTTTTCCTCTACTGTTGTAGGCATATGAAGCGACTTactgagaaatgttttcaaagaaatgttaaggcatttttttttcctttttgtaggCGTTATGATAGTGTTATAAATCGACTGTACACTGGGATTCAGTGTTATTCATGTGGAATGAGATTCACTACTTCACAGACAGATGTTTATGCGGATCATTTAGATTGGCATTATCGTCAGAACCGGACAGAAAAAGATGTTAGCAGAAAAATTACACACAGAAGATGGTACTACAGTTTAACAGTAAGTAACGCAGTAGGACACTTGAGAAATTATAGGCGGGATTCTGTGCTTTACTTATGTACCCGCCGTAAGATTGCAGTTGAAATTTACATCATCACAGGAGTTGGCCTTTGGTAAACAGTGATGTCTTAGATATTTCAAGTAGTTCTCAAATGCCTGTCAAAATACAAAAGGCAACTGTATGATGAACAGTAAACAGTTTGAAGCTCTTGGTACTGTTTTCGTCACACTGAGAATGGAAATTAGAGGATAGTGGTTTTTCTGGAGAAAGGCTTTTTTGAAGTGTAGCATTGTGAGAAGGCAGGCACTGTGCTCATGCTGCATgtgaaaagcatttcagttttaatgAAGTAATATTAAATATGGTACTTTGGGGCTGTCTTCCCCCCCCCGAgattgattttttaaatatttctggctATTTGTCAGTGTCTGAGTGTGAATTAAAACTTTTTCCTCAGGACTGGATTGAATTTGAAGAAATAGCTGATCTAGAGGAGCGTGCAAAAAGccatttttttgaaaaagctcATGAAGAGGTTGTGTTGAAGACACAAGAAGCTGCGAAAGAGAAGGAGTTTCAGAGTGTCCCTGCTGGACCAGCTGGAGCAGTCGAGGTAAGTTTCAGCTTGCCTTTATTAGCCTCGATACAGAGAATGATCTAATTCTTCGAAGAAGTTTACAGCATTCTTTCATACAGTGGGCTGTATGTAGGCTGAAGTCTTGTTCTTGGACCTCTGCAGCCACTTCACAGGTAGTGTATTTGTGTATGTGATGGTTGTTACCCAGGGGCAGACAGTAGCCTGTAGTTCAAAAAAATCGACACCCACGGGTATTCCATCATTTTAGCAAAATCAAAATGGGCAAAGTGTGTTAATTTACTGAACATTTCCATAGAAAGAGTAAATAGAGCAAGTGAATTGGAAATAGTACTTTGTCATTCAAATAATGATTGGGTTTGCTGGGTTTCTGATACTTTGACACAGAGTAGAAGATAGGCATCAGGACAAAGAAATATCTCAGTGTTAAAGTAACCACTAGGTCTGTGTTTTGATAGATGAATTGGTGTACTAATCACATAGAAATGTTGGTAGAATTACAATTTAGTTTTACATGCAAGCCTCTAAGAAACTACTTCAAGCCATGAAGGcctctgttttaattttaaaaagtatctttTGTTCTCAGAGTTGATTATTTTGCACAGAAGtactaaaaatattaatactTCATCTAAAAGTTCTGCCTTTTAAATTTGAGACTCTGGGTTAAGGGGAAGAGTGAAGATAATGccataaataaaattaactaaCTCCCTGTACTGGATTGTCCTATGTGACAGTAAAACAGCATTAGATTGTTACAAAGTGTTTTGCAGAGACTTTCCAGCTGAAAGGGCAAAGCTTACCTTTCTCAAGTGACAACAGTCTTCGAGGCCAGATGATGATCATTGCTCAGTCTGCAAACTATgttcaaataatttataattaaagatttctgaagttatttttaaagtgtgGAGGAAAGATCATGTTGTAGTCTCAATGTACTTAATTTAAAAGACCCTTTTTTGACTCTTACTAGATTCTTGAAGTTCATGTGTTCCCTAAATTGTTGCAATAACCTCATTTATCTCTGTTACTCCAACTTTTCAGAGCTGTGAAATTTGCCAAGAGCAATTTGAACAGTATTgggatgaagaagaggaagagtggCACCTGAAGAATGCTATCAGAGTAGATGAAAAGGTAATCTGATCTTACTTATATGTGATATTTATAgtaaaaaacctgaagaattaTAGcaaaaaaataaggggggggggggggggcaagtgCTCTTTCTTTCCTGGAAGATTCCCATGGTAGTTTTCCTGGCTTCAAATACATAAATTTCTCAACATTTGGAAGTGCATGAAGTTCTGGTGGTGTTAGTATAGGCTCACTGACCTTCCCTTATACTGcagtgctgaaagaaaaatgaatgtctCTGTATATGGGTGTAGATATTGGTTCAATTATTTCTGTATGCAGCTGTACACAAATAATTCCTAACACCAGGCTTCTGTAGGATAACTTTTCCTCAATAACCATACACAAAATCTTTTCCCAGTTATATTTGGCACCATACTTCGGCCTGCTCATACCATTGTTTTTCTAGACAAATTGTGTGATATGTGTCATTGGAACTGTTCTGTTCATAACCAGTGATCCTGCTATAATGTGTAACAATTCTTTTCCAGATTTACCATCCATCTTGCTACGAAGATTACCAAAACGTAAGTGAATCCTTCATATTTTTTGAggcattttgctttcagtttgtttgtttgatctCTGACTTTGCAGGGAGCAGATGTGTTCAGAATGTGCCTGTGACTAGACAGTGAATCGAAGGCCTTGGGCGTGGCAAGTTTGTAATACAGAATTAGCTAAGATGTATTTCTCCTTGTGATGGACCGTGACAGCTTGTGTGTCATACATGACTAAAGCAAAACCATGGTTTGAAAACACATCATGCATTTATTGTTGAGTAATGTGTGTAATCTTAGGAATTTGCAAAAATTAAGTAAATGGGTGTTGGTGTGTAGTCTATTTTTAAGGCTTTGGGAGTTACAGCTCCCCTGGGGATAGCAGGGAATAGTTTCTGGTAATGTGTTAAGCAACGTTTCATCGGTGCTTGGATGATACCTTTTCAAATTAAGTGTGAAAGAGTAATGCTATTAaagaataaatttgttttcttaggaTCTTGATAAAGTAGAAGTTTGGATTTTGAGTGCCTGACTATCAGCATGCTTGCATTTTCAGAAAGAGTAAAAGGGA belongs to Strix uralensis isolate ZFMK-TIS-50842 chromosome 2, bStrUra1, whole genome shotgun sequence and includes:
- the PCF11 gene encoding pre-mRNA cleavage complex 2 protein Pcf11 isoform X3; protein product: MSAPESSAGSSEAREDACRDYQSSLEDLTFNSKPHINMLTILAEENVPFAKDIVSLIEAQIAKAPASEKLPVMYLMDSIVKNVGREYLTAFTKNLVATFICVFEKVDENTRKSLFKLRSTWDDIFPLKKLYALDVRVNSLDPAWPIKPLPPNVNTSSIHVNPKFLNKSPEESTAPTSAVTSGASTPPAVPEIQKNLTQEQLIRQQLLAKQKQLLELQQKKLELELEQTKAQLAVSLSVQQGSSTIASVPAPSKQHVSPTPHMTVKPPHQTAVQSEKNKPSPSPPLHDIKIVNRDPRLNRMAQHSSHAKDQSHRKEFPPNTTSQSDTKANKTTQAEKQNSKQEKLKASEKTQKKELDQSEAKSKSPSPLKNKLPNTKDTKIQECESTKVSEISKRDPRLKRHLQDKSEGKEEEVKEKRRNTEKKEKEEHKTCEHRPVGSRNKVINGAVQKQDTSTEESEKQGGKQGRSSSRKRSRSRSPKARSPSTHSPKRRERRSPKRRLRSLSPTSSTPKIGKIRQIGPKQSHVEEGTQAARDERNSNKRNVKQEVRDPRRVKKAQEDRPQEAASQHSTKASPDPKENAENWQGSKSGKRWKSGWEENKNSQQNEEHQALGKSPHQRHRENWPAGKGILSPRAPKQQHRLSVDANLQIPKELTSASKRELLKKANERLTSGEITQDEFLMVAHQIRQLFQYQEGKHRCSVWDSPTEEKCGLKKKPLLSDAELTYYEHKAKLKRTQVQHSLSRLDLLDPDDILDYHISDSLLSGIECEQAKAKRGVQFDRKEPFGERSRRHSPVSGTNRPFADNLSPLENRRRLEEQNATKGARGSKNFDPYDSWGESDEFRDALRQQGKSTTEFQKIDGDAICRFDNREERQLLGQAGVREEPRSPFSERFKRARYEDPEKAPFPESPGSRFGGIEAKQRISALMEDRPLFDGSPRQSAARVGVDGQGSPFVDGAAAGSSSRIDGPPGQAAMRFEGPLVGAGAAQFDGPLAGAGGAGALRFDGPPGQLAGALRFEGPPGQVGGGGPLRFEGPLGQIGGPLRFEGPAGQPVGGPRFEGPGVGLRFEGPRGQPSGGLRFEGPHGQPMGPRGQPGGGLRFEGPHGQPLGPHGQPGGGLRFEGPHLQPLGPHGQPGGGLRFEGPHGQPMGPHGPSGGGLRFEGPHGPSGGGLRLEGPHGQPGVGPRLIDGPVHQGAGGLRFDGPLGRAGPRFDGCHGAGFDGQPGQLSLLQRFDGIHGQPGPRFERAPGQQAQPRFDTAIPQRFDGPHQPASRFDLPLGLQGARFENVANHPASRLEMSPYGQGGPFVEHPGQGYNGPSHGLQFQRPDIFDGSPGPNFNGPAGPGAQNFPLRAAGHYFDEKPLQGPQYGNFNNMPLGSNQVSLMSAQPGPYGQGQQYLPNPGSFVQNPAGALPHSYPDNHLGQLDVNELFAKLLSTGILKLSKTDSTSAQVNETSAQPAAEEEDDDQNEDQNVPDLTNFTVEELRQRYDSVINRLYTGIQCYSCGMRFTTSQTDVYADHLDWHYRQNRTEKDVSRKITHRRWYYSLTDWIEFEEIADLEERAKSHFFEKAHEEVVLKTQEAAKEKEFQSVPAGPAGAVESCEICQEQFEQYWDEEEEEWHLKNAIRVDEKIYHPSCYEDYQNTSSFDCTPSPSKTPVENPLNIMLNIVKQETQESCDSPKVKEEPDDTPTACAEESTPASTDIKTEPDESV